The sequence below is a genomic window from Campylobacter ornithocola.
TTCGATTTTTTCTACTTCTTGTTCTTTAAGTTTTTTAGCCTCTAATTTTTTATCATAAAAAAGAGGGTCTTTTGCACAATCTGCCTGAACTTCTTTTAAAGCTAGTTCTAAACTTAAGGCTTTTTCTTGATGATTGTAATTTTTAGCATAAGCTATTTCTTTTTGAATTTGCTCTATTTTAACCTCGCATTGTGTAGAAAATGCAAATGAACAAAGTGCAAGTAAAAACAACAACTGTTTCATAGTTTAAACCTTTCTTTTTTTGATATTTTAGTTTATTATATTAAATAATTTATTTGTTATTTTTAATAAAAATATGAGTTTTGAAAAAAGTTATTTGACCTTTTATATTGATATTAAATTCCAAAGGGATAAAAATCAAAGATGAGCCATTATTAAGTTTATAGTTTAATTGTGAATTTTTCTGATAATTTTTTAGGGTTTTATCAAAACTTTCAAGCTTTAAAAGTTCTTTTTCTTGAAGTAAAAAATATAAAGTATTATCATTAATTTTTATGGAATATTTAAAATCACTTGTATTGGCAATAAAATCAAATAATACTTCATCATAATTTTCTTTTAATTTGGTGTATTTTGGATGGAATTTTTTGGACATATTATGAAATTTTATTTTTTGTGGCTTTAAATGAGTTAGATTATAAGTTTTTAAAAAATCATCAAAACTATAGTTGTTATTGTAATTTTTATCAAGGTTATGTAGGGTATTTTTGATATTTTTGATTTGCTCATAGTATTGTTTGCTTTGAGTATAGTCAAGTTCTAAAGAATATATAAAGTTTTCTAATTTTTGTAGTTGGTATTTTTGCGAAGAAAAACTTATGTAATTTGCAAAAAATCCTAAAAATAGTGCCATAAACGCAAGTATATAAAAAGAAAATTTTAATGCTATTTTTTGTTTAAACACGCTTAGATAATTTGCGATTAAAAGCCATAAATTTAAAGTCAATACTGCTAAACGCTCAGGTGTAAAACCATATTGTAAAATTCTAATTGTAATAGCATAAAATACGAAAAGATTTAATGATAGCACTACAATAAAAAAGGCATAGAGCAGTGCTTTTTTGATTTTATAAAAAGATAAATTTATCCAAAGATTAATTAATAAAAAATTACCAAACCAAAGACATAAATGAACTATACTAAGATTTTTTAAAAGATTAAAAAACACTCCAAGACCATAAGCAAAAAGCATGATTATATATAAAATACTAAAAGTGTTTAGTATAAATATAAAAATTTTATTAAAATTATATGAAGTAAAATTACCAAGTAAAAATAAAGAAAAAATTCCAGCACTGAAAAGCCATAATGATAGAACATAAGAATCTAACATACTTGAAGAAATATCAAATAAAAAATCAAACGAACCATAAAATATAGCCAAAAATATACCAAAAATCAGCCAAAAGCTTATACTAAAAGAAAGGGCGGCTAAAAAATTATGAAAATAATTAAAATCATATAATTTTCTTGCACATAGTAAAGCTACAAGAGCTGTTGTTAAAGAAATATACAAGGTGCTGTTGGTAAGAAATATTAAATAATTTTCTTTATTGTCTTTAAAGATAAAATTTAAGAATATATAAAAAATTAGTCCAAAAAATCCAACCCATAAATTTTTCAGGCTTTTATAATTTTGAATTAAATTGCTTTTTGTGTTAGCAAATGTTTCGCAAAAAATTATAAATAAGGTTAAAAGTAAGAGAATGCTAGTTTGATATGAATCATAAAAAAATGCTATAAAAAGCCAAAAGCATAAGTAAAAAATTGCCCCAAGTGGATGATATAATAGAGCTAAATAGGTAGAATTAATAAATTTTTTAAACATGAGTATTTTTTATTTGCTCAAGTAAAATAGATATAAATCCTTTAAAATCAGGTAAATGTAAATTTTTGATCTCTCTTTGTTGTTTTCCCCACATACATTCTGGAAAAAACGCGTCTTCTTTAAATCTTGCCATAACATGAAAATGTACTCTTGGCACATAGTTTGCAAAGGAAGCTATGTTGATTTTTTCTGGCTTGTAATATTTTCTAAGACTTAATTCACAGGCTAAAACATACTGAAAAAGCATATTTTGTAAAAAAGCTGGACAATCGCTTAATTCTTTGTAGTTTTCTTTAGTAAAAATTTTTACCCAAGGAATTTGAGAATTTTCTTTTTCTATAAATAAAAAATCATTTTCATAAATCATATTAACTCTTAAAAAAGACTAGGATAATTTCCTAGTCTTTTGATTATTTTTTCGGTCCTATCATTTTTGTAGGATCTACAAATTTAGCAAAGTCTTCTTCACTTACTAAGCCAAGCTCCATAGCACTTTCTTTTAAAGAAATACCTTTTTT
It includes:
- a CDS encoding DUF1090 family protein, translated to MKQLLFLLALCSFAFSTQCEVKIEQIQKEIAYAKNYNHQEKALSLELALKEVQADCAKDPLFYDKKLEAKKLKEQEVEKIEQELKELKKQKDYMSKAEYKSKKEALKDKKDKIKKEIKEYIDNL
- a CDS encoding DUF4153 domain-containing protein; the protein is MAIFYGSFDFLFDISSSMLDSYVLSLWLFSAGIFSLFLLGNFTSYNFNKIFIFILNTFSILYIIMLFAYGLGVFFNLLKNLSIVHLCLWFGNFLLINLWINLSFYKIKKALLYAFFIVVLSLNLFVFYAITIRILQYGFTPERLAVLTLNLWLLIANYLSVFKQKIALKFSFYILAFMALFLGFFANYISFSSQKYQLQKLENFIYSLELDYTQSKQYYEQIKNIKNTLHNLDKNYNNNYSFDDFLKTYNLTHLKPQKIKFHNMSKKFHPKYTKLKENYDEVLFDFIANTSDFKYSIKINDNTLYFLLQEKELLKLESFDKTLKNYQKNSQLNYKLNNGSSLIFIPLEFNINIKGQITFFKTHIFIKNNK
- a CDS encoding HIT family protein, encoding MIYENDFLFIEKENSQIPWVKIFTKENYKELSDCPAFLQNMLFQYVLACELSLRKYYKPEKINIASFANYVPRVHFHVMARFKEDAFFPECMWGKQQREIKNLHLPDFKGFISILLEQIKNTHV